In a single window of the Mesoplodon densirostris isolate mMesDen1 chromosome 18, mMesDen1 primary haplotype, whole genome shotgun sequence genome:
- the POLR2A gene encoding DNA-directed RNA polymerase II subunit RPB1 isoform X1 — translation MHGGGPPSGDSACPLRTIKRVQFGVLSPDELKRMSVTEGGIKYPETTEGGRPKLGGLMDPRQGVIERTGRCQTCAGNMTECPGHFGHIELAKPVFHVGFLVKTMKVLRCVCFFCSKLLVDSNNPKIKDILAKSKGQPKKRLTHVYDLCKGKNICEGGEEMDNKFGVEQPEGDEDLTKEKGHGGCGRYQPRIRRSGLELYAEWKHVNEDSQEKKILLSPERVHEIFKRISDEECFVLGMEPRYARPEWMIVTVLPVPPLSVRPAVVMQGSARNQDDLTHKLADIVKINNQLRRNEQNGAAAHVIAEDVKLLQFHVATMVDNELPGLPRAMQKSGRPLKSLKQRLKGKEGRVRGNLMGKRVDFSARTVITPDPNLSIDQVGVPRSIAANMTFAEIVTPFNIDRLQELVRRGNSQYPGAKYIIRDNGDRIDLRFHPKPSDLHLQTGYKVERHMCDGDIVIFNRQPTLHKMSMMGHRVRILPWSTFRLNLSVTTPYNADFDGDEMNLHLPQSLETRAEIQELAMVPRMIVTPQSNRPVMGIVQDTLTAVRKFTKRDVFLERGEVMNLLMFLSTWDGKVPQPAILKPRPLWTGKQIFSLIIPGHINCIRTHSTHPDDEDSGPYKHISPGDTKVVVENGELIMGILCKKSLGTSAGSLVHISYLEMGHDVTRLFYSNIQTVINNWLLIEGHTIGIGDSIADSKTYQDIQNTIKKAKQDVIEVIEKAHNNELEPTPGNTLRQTFENQVNRILNDARDKTGSSAQKSLSEYNNFKSMVVSGAKGSKINISQVIAVVGQQNVEGKRIPFGFKHRTLPHFIKDDYGPESRGFVENSYLAGLTPTEFFFHAMGGREGLIDTAVKTAETGYIQRRLIKSMESVMVKYDATVRNSINQVVQLRYGEDGLAGESVEFQNLATLKPSNKAFEKKFRFDYTNERALRRTLQEDVVKDVLSNAHIQNELEREFERMREDREVLRVIFPTGDSKVVLPCNLLRMIWNAQKIFHINPRLPSDLHPIKVVDGVKELSKKLVIVNGDDPLSRQAQENATLLFNIHLRSTLCSRRMAEEFRLSGEAFDWLLGEIESKFNQAIAHPGEMVGALAAQSLGEPATQMTLNTFHYAGVSAKNVTLGVPRLKELINISKKPKTPSLTVFLLGQSARDAERAKDILCRLEHTTLRKVTANTAIYYDPNPQSTVVAEDQEWVNVYYEMPDFDVARISPWLLRVELDRKHMTDRKLTMEQIAEKINAGFGDDLNCIFNDDNAEKLVLRIRIMNSDENKMQEEEEVVDKMDDDVFLRCIESNMLTDMTLQGIEQISKVYMHLPQTDNKKKIIITEDGEFKALQEWILETDGVSLMRVLSEKDVDPVRTTSNDIVEIFTVLGIEAVRKALERELYHVISFDGSYVNYRHLALLCDTMTCRGHLMAITRHGVNRQDTGPLMKCSFEETVDVLMEAAAHGESDPMKGVSENIMLGQLAPAGTGCFDLLLDAEKCKYGMEIPTNIPGLGAAGPTGMFFGSAPSPMGGISPAMTPWNQGATPAYGAWSPSVGSGMTPGAAGFSPSAASDASGFSPGYSPAWSPTPGSPGSPGPSSPYIPSPGGAMSPSYSPTSPAYEPRSPGGYTPQSPSYSPTSPSYSPTSPSYSPTSPNYSPTSPSYSPTSPSYSPTSPSYSPTSPSYSPTSPSYSPTSPSYSPTSPSYSPTSPSYSPTSPSYSPTSPSYSPTSPSYSPTSPSYSPTSPSYSPTSPSYSPTSPSYSPTSPNYSPTSPNYTPTSPSYSPTSPSYSPTSPNYTPTSPNYSPTSPSYSPTSPSYSPTSPSYSPSSPRYTPQSPTYTPSSPSYSPSSPSYSPTSPKYTPTSPSYSPSSPEYTPTSPKYSPTSPKYSPTSPKYSPTSPTYSPTTPKYSPTSPTYSPTSPVYTPTSPKYSPTSPTYSPTSPKYSPTSPTYSPTSPKGSTYSPTSPGYSPTSPTYSLTSPAISPDDSDEEN, via the exons AAACGAATGTCTGTGACAGAGGGCGGCATCAAATACCCAGAGACCACCGAGGGAGGCCGCCCCAAGCTTGGGGGGCTGATGGATCCGAGGCAGGGAGTGATTGAGAGGACTGGCCGCTGCCAAACCTGTGCAG GAAACATGACAGAGTGTCCTGGCCACTTTGGCCACATTGAGCTGGCCAAACCTGTGTTCCATGTCGGCTTCCTGGTCAAGACAATGAAAGTTTTGCGCTGCGTCTGCTTCTTCTGCTCCAAATTGCTTGTGGACTCT AACAACCCAAAGATCAAGGACATTTTGGCTAAGTCCAAGGGGCAGCCCAAGAAGCGGCTCACACACGTCTATGACCTCTGCAAGGGCAAAAACATCTGCGAGGGCGGGGAGGAGATGGACAACAAGTTCGGTGTGGAACAGCCTGAGGGCGATGAGGATTTGACCAAAGAAAAG GGCCACGGCGGCTGTGGGCGGTACCAGCCCAGGATCCGGCGCTCCGGCCTGGAGCTGTACGCAGAGTGGAAGCACGTCAACGAGGACTCTCAGGAGAAGAAGATCCTGCTGAGTCCTGAGCGGGTGCACGAGATCTTCAAACGCATCTCAGATGAGGAATGCTTCGTCCTGGGCATGGAGCCTCGCTACGCCCGGCCCGAGTGGATGATTGTCACTGTGCTGCCCGTGCCCCCGCTCTCCGTGCGGCCTGCCGTTGTGATGCAGGGCTCTGCCCGCAACCAG GATGACCTGACACACAAACTGGCCGACATCGTGAAGATCAACAATCAGCTTCGGCGCAACGAGCAGAACGGCGCGGCCGCCCACGTCATCGCTGAGGACGTGAAGCTCCTCCAGTTCCACGTGGCCACCATGGTGGACAACGAGCTGCCTGGCTTGCCTCGT GCTATGCAGAAGTCTGGGCGTCCCCTCAAGTCCCTGAAGCAGCGGTTGAAGGGCAAGGAAGGCCGTGTGCGCGGGAACCTGATGGGCAAGCGGGTGGACTTCTCGGCCCGCACTGTCATCACCCCCGACCCCAACCTCTCCATTGACCAGGTTGGCGTGCCTCGCTCCATTGCCGCCAACATGACCTTTGCGGAGATCGTCACCCCCTTCAACATTGACAG ACTTCAGGAACTAGTGCGCAGGGGGAACAGCCAGTACCCAGGGGCCAAGTACATCATCCGGGACAACGGTGATCGCATTGACCTGCGTTTCCACCCCAAACCCAGTGACCTTCACCTGCAGACTGGCTATAAG GTGGAACGGCACATGTGCGATGGGGATATTGTTATCTTCAACCGGCAGCCAACTTTGCACAAAATGTCCATGATGGGACATCGGGTTCGCATCCTGCCCTGGTCTACTTTTCGCTTGAATCTTAG TGTGACAACTCCATACAATGCCGATTTTGATGGGGATGAGATGAACTTGCACCTGCCACAGTCCCTGGAGACGCGGGCTGAGATCCAGGAGCTCGCCATGGTGCCACGCATGATTGTCACCCCCCAGAGCAATCGCCCAGTTATGGGCATTGTGCAGGACACGCTGACCGCAGTGCGCAAATTCACCAAGAGGGACGTTTTCCTGGAGCGG GGGGAGGTGATGAACCTCCTGATGTTCCTGTCCACGTGGGACGGCAAGGTCCCACAGCCGGCCATCCTGAAGCCCCGGCCCCTGTGGACAGGGAAGCAGATCTTTTCCCTCATCATACCCGGCCACATCAACTGTATCCGCACCCACAGCACCCATCCCGACGATGAGGACAGTGGCCCTTACAAGCACATCTCTCCTGGGGACACCAAG GTGGTGGTGGAGAACGGGGAGCTGATCATGGGCATCCTTTGTAAGAAGTCTTTGGGCACGTCAGCTGGCTCCCTGGTCCACATCTCTTACCTAGAGATGGGTCATGACGTCACCCGCCTCTTCTACTCCAACATTCAGACTGTCATTAACAACTGGCTCCTCATTGAGG gTCATACCATTGGCATTGGGGACTCCATTGCTGATTCTAAGACTTACCAAGACATTCAGAACACTATTAAGAAGGCCAAGCAGGATGTAATAGAG GTCATCGAGAAGGCGCATAACAACGAGCTGGAGCCCACCCCGGGGAACACTCTGCGGCAGACCTTTGAGAACCAGGTGAACCGCATTCTCAACGACGCCCGAGACAAGACTGGCTCCTCTGCTCAGAAATCCCTGTCTGAATACAACAACTTTAAGTCAATGGTTGTGTCCGGGGCTAAAGGTTCCAAGATCAACATCTCCCAG GTCATTGCTGTCGTCGGGCAGCAGAACGTGGAGGGCAAGCGGATCCCATTTGGGTTCAAGCACCGGACTCTGCCTCACTTCATCAAAGATGACTATGGGCCTGAGAGCCGTGGCTTTGTGGAGAACTCCTACCTGGCCGGCCTCACGCCCACGGAGTTCTTCTTCCATGCCATGGGGGGTCGTGAGGGGCTCATCGACACAGCGGTCAAGACTGCTGAGACTG GATACATCCAGCGACGGCTGATCAAATCCATGGAGTCGGTGATGGTGAAGTATGATGCCACCGTGCGGAACTCCATCAATCAGGTGGTACAGCTGCGCTATGGCGAAGATGGCCTGGCGGGCGAGAGCGTTGAGTTCCAGAACCTGGCTACCCTCAAGCCTTCCAACAAGGCTTTCGAGAAGAA GTTCCGCTTTGATTATACCAATGAGAGGGCCCTGCGGCGCACCCTGCAGGAGGACGTGGTGAAGGACGTGCTGAGCAACGCACACATTCAGAATGAGCTGGAGCGAGAATTTGAGCGGATGCGTGAGGACCGGGAGGTGCTCAGGGTCATCTTCCCAACTGGTGACAGCAAG GTTGTCCTCCCCTGTAACCTGCTGCGCATGATCTGGAACGCTCAGAAGATCTTCCACATCAACCCTCGCCTTCCCTCTGACCTGCACCCCATCAAGGTGGTAGATG GTGTCAAGGAGCTGAGCAAGAAGCTGGTGATTGTGAATGGGGACGACCCACTGAGCCGGCAGGCCCAGGAGAACGCCACCCTGCTCTTCAACATCCACCTGCGGTCTACGCTGTGCTCCCGCCGCATGGCCGAGGAGTTTCGGCTCAGCGGAGAGGCCTTCGACTGGCTGCTCGGGGAGATCGAGTCCAAGTTCAACCAAGCCATT GCCCATCCTGGGGAAATGGTGGGAGCTCTGGCTGCACAGTCCCTTGGAGAACCTGCCACCCAGATGACCCTGAACACCTTCCACTATGCTGGTGTGTCCGCCAAGAATGTGACACTGGGTGTGCCCCGACTTAAGGAGCTCATCAACATTTCCAAGAAGCCAAAGACCCCCTCACTTACTGTCTTCCTGCTGGGCCAGTCTGCTCGAGATGCTGAGAGAGCCAAG gatatTCTGTGCCGCCTGGAACATACAACGTTGAGGAAGGTGACTGCCAACACGGCCATCTACTATGACCCCAACCCCCAGAGCACGGTGGTGGCAGAGGATCAGGAGTGGGTGAATGTCTACTATGAGATGCCCGACTTTGATGTGGCCCGAATCTCCCCCTGGCTTTTGCGGGTGGAGCTGGACCGGAAGCACATGACTGATCGGAAGCTGACCATGGAGCAGATTGCCGAGAAGATCAATGCTG GTTTCGGTGATGACTTGAACTGCATCTTTAACGATGACAATGCAGAGAAGCTGGTGCTCCGTATCCGCATCATGAACAGTGATGAAAACAAGATGCAAGAG GAAGAAGAGGTGGTGGACAAGATGGATGACGACGTCTTCCTGCGCTGCATCGAGTCCAACATGCTGACAGATATGACCCTGCAGGGCATCGAGCAGATCAGCAAG GTGTACATGCACTTGCCGCAGACGGACAACAAGAAGAAGATCATCATCACAGAGGACGGGGAGTTCAAGGCCTTGCAGGAGTGGATCCTGGAGACGGATGGCGTGAGCCTCATGCGGGTGCTGAGCGAGAAGGACGTGGACCCTGTGCGCACCACGTCCAACGACATCGTGGAGATCTTCACG GTGCTGGGCATAGAAGCCGTGCGGAAGGCCCTGGAGCGGGAGCTGTATCACGTCATCTCCTTCGATGGTTCCTACGTCAATTACCGGCACTTGGCTCTCCTGTGTGATACCATGACCTGTCGTGGCCACTTGATGGCCATCACCCGACACGGAGTCAACCGCCAGGATACCGGACCTCTCATGAAGTGCTCCTTTGAGGAAACG GTGGATGTGCTTATGGAAGCAGCCGCACATGGAGAGAGCGACCCCATGAAGGGGGTGTCTGAGAACATCATGCTGGGCCAGCTGGCTCCAGCCGGCACTGGCTGTTTTGACCTCCTGCTCGATGCAGAGAAGTGCAAGTATGGCATGGAGATCCCCACTAACATCCCCGGCTTGGGGGCTGCCGGAC CCACCGGCATGTTCTTCGGCTCGGCCCCCAGTCCCATGGGAGGAATTTCTCCAGCCATGACACCCTGGAACCAGGGCGCAACCCCAGCCTACGGCGCCTGGTCCCCCAGTGTTG GGAGCGGGATGACCCCGGGGGCAGCAGGCTTCTCTCCCAGTGCTGCTTCAGATGCCAGTGGCTTCAGCCCTGGTTACTCCCCGGCCTGGTCTCCCACGCCGGGTTCCCCAGGCTCCCCTGGCCCCTCAAGCCCGTATATCCCCTCACCAG GGGGTGCCATGTCTCCCAGCTACTCCCCGACGTCGCCTGCCTACGAGCCCCGCTCCCCTGGGGGCTACACGCCCCAGAGTCCCTCTTACTCCCCCACTTCACCCTCCTACTCCCCTACGTCTCCATCCTATTCTCCAACCAGCCCCAACTACAGCCCCACGTCACCCAGCTACTCCCCGACCTCGCCCAGCTACTCCCCGACCTCGCCCAGTTACTCCCCGACCTCGCCCAGCTACTCCCCGACCTCGCCCAGCTACTCCCCGACCTCACCCAGCTACTCCCCGACCTCGCCCAGCTACTCCCCGACCTCACCCAGCTACTCGCCCACTTCCCCAAGCTACTCGCCCACATCACCCAGCTACTCGCCAACTTCACCCAGCTACTCGCCCACCTCACCCAGCTACTCGCCGACATCTCCAAGCTATTCGCCGACATCACCAAGCTACTCACCAACTTCCCCAAGTTACTCGCCCACCAGCCCTAACTATTCTCCAACCAGTCCCAATTACACCCCGACGTCACCCAGCTATAGCCCAACATCCCCCAGCTACTCACCTACTAGTCCCAACTACACACCAACGAGCCCCAACTACAGCCCAACCTCTCCAAGCTACTCTCCGACTTCACCTAGCTACTCCCCGACCTCACCAAGCTACTCCCCTTCAAGCCCACGATACACACCACAGTCTCCCACCTATACCCCGAGCTCACCCAGCTACAGCCCCAGCTCACCCAGCTACAGCCCAACTTCGCCTAAGTACACCCCAACCAGTCCTTCCTACAGCCCCAGCTCACCGGAGTACACCCCGACCTCTCCCAAGTACTCACCTACCAGCCCGAAATATTCACCCACCTCCCCCAAGTACTCTCCAACCAGCCCCACCTACTCGCCCACCACTCCAAAATACTCGCCGACGTCTCCTACTTACTCACCAACCTCTCCGGTCTACACCCCAACCTCCCCCAAGTACTCACCCACCAGCCCCACCTACTCGCCCACATCCCCCAAGTACTCGCCCACCAGCCCCACCTACTCGCCCACCTCCCCCAAAGGCTCGACCTACTCGCCCACCTCCCCTGGCTACTCACCCACCAGCCCCACCTATAGCCTCACCAGCCCAGCCATCAGTCCCGATGACAGTGATGAGGAGAACTGA